Within the Acidobacteriota bacterium genome, the region TCGCGCACTGTGCACACATGCCCTCGACCTCGACCGTGCGACGTGTCGCGACAAACCCGAGGGCGGCGGCATCCTCGGCAAGCAGTCCTCCGATCCGCGGATCCTCGAGCTCGACCGACGACCGGCAGCGGCTGCAGATGAAGAACAGGCAGTCGTGGTCGCGCTCGGGATGGACGCACGGGACGTAGGCGTTCAGGCTTTCGATCCTGGAAACGAGGCCCTGCCCCGTCAGGAACTCAAGCGCCCGGTACACCGTCGGCGGTCCGACCGGCCGCGAATCTGTGCGCGTGACCGCTTCGATCAACTCGTAGGCGCCCGTCGGCCGACCGCTCGCCCAAAGCAGTTCCAGGATGCGCCTCCGCATTGCCGTCATCTGTACGCCGCGCCCCTCGCAAATCGATACCGCGAGCGCGACCCGTTCGCGTGGCGAGTGCCGCCCACGGCAATCCGGATCGGTGCAGGGCCGGGGTCGGATCGACTGTTTGGTCATGGCCTGTCTCAACTTGCGGCAGGGACAAGCAATACTATAACATTGCATTCTGCTTCGGAAGAGAGCGCCATCCGGGGTGGTCCGACACCGACGAAAGGCCGGGACATGGACAGTGCAGTCGTCGAGCATCGAGCCTCGACCCCATCGCGCAACGCGTCGGAAGCGCTGCGTCGGCCGAGCCGCGCCGAGGCGGAGGCCGCCGTTCGCACGCTGATCGAGTGGGCCGGGGACGATCCCGACCGGGAGGGACTGAAGGGAACGCCCGACCGGGTCGTGCGGGCCTACGATGAATTCTTCGCCGGATACGCCGAAGACCCGGTCGCGTTGCTGGCCACGACCTTCGAGAAGCCCGCCTCCTATGACGAGATGATCGTCTTGCGCGACGTCCGCCTCGAGTCCCATTGCGAGCACCACATCGTTCCCATCCTGGGCAAGGCGCATATCGGTTATGTACCGACAGACCGCGTCGTCGGGAGCTCCAAGCTGGCGCGCCTCGTCGAGGTGTTCGCCAAGCGGATGCAGATCCAGGAGGCGCTGACGTCGCAGATCGCGGACACCATCCAGGAGG harbors:
- the folE gene encoding GTP cyclohydrolase I FolE; this translates as MDSAVVEHRASTPSRNASEALRRPSRAEAEAAVRTLIEWAGDDPDREGLKGTPDRVVRAYDEFFAGYAEDPVALLATTFEKPASYDEMIVLRDVRLESHCEHHIVPILGKAHIGYVPTDRVVGSSKLARLVEVFAKRMQIQEALTSQIADTIQEVLAPRGVGVVIEAAHQCMTTRGIRKPGVSMVTSRMLGSFRDDRTTRQEFLSTIRRGTLPES
- a CDS encoding transcriptional repressor; this translates as MTKQSIRPRPCTDPDCRGRHSPRERVALAVSICEGRGVQMTAMRRRILELLWASGRPTGAYELIEAVTRTDSRPVGPPTVYRALEFLTGQGLVSRIESLNAYVPCVHPERDHDCLFFICSRCRSSVELEDPRIGGLLAEDAAALGFVATRRTVEVEGMCAQCAKVGAA